GACGGTCCATCGTTGTGAACTCACCTATATTTATAGAGAACCCTTCAGCCTTTGCCCTTGCTTCCGTAATGCCTGCTGCTGCGAATGTCCGTCCGAAGATCTTTGTAGAGAAAGCACTTATAGTTCCCTTGTTTGCCCTGATAAGCCTTAGCTGGAAGGCGTTGCTTCCGGCTATCTTTGCTTCCATTGCTGCCGTCGAGGCAAGGAGCACAGGGACATCCTTGTGGGTAAAGAAGCACTTCTTTTCGGCGCAGTCGCCCACAGCGAAGATGTCGGGATCGCTGGTCCTGGTGTATTGGTCAACAACTATGGCGCCCTTTGCGTTTACGTCAAGGCCCGCTTCCTTGGCAAGAATGCCGTTAGGCCTTACGCCAAGGCCAAGGATAACGAGGTCGGCAGCGATCTTTTCGCCGTTTTCAAGTTCAAGCGCTTCGACCGATTTTGTACCCAGTATCTTTTTTACCTTTGTATTTGTGAGAACATTAATGTTGTTGTCCTTCATCATATTTTCGATCTCGTCGGTGTAGCTCTTATCAAAAGCCTGCCAGAGGCATGCGTCAGCCATTTCCACCAGAGTTACCTTTTTTCCAAGGAGACTGATCTGCTCAGCGAATTCTACTCCGATAAAGCCGCCGCCTATTACTGCGACGCTCTCTGCTTTGTCTAGCTTTTCAAGTATTGAGGCAAGGTAATCCTGATTTTTGTATATCGGGAATACGTTTTCAAGCTCGTGTCCGGGGATGAATGTCGGGATTATGGGAAGTGAGCCTGTTGCAATGACAAGCTTCTTATAGCTGTAAGTCTCGTTTTCCTTAGTTGTTACGACCTTGTTCTCCTTGTCTATTTTGACGACTGTTCCGACCACAAGGTCTATCTTTGCGTCGACCAGCATTTTATCCGGGATAACATTTTTGCTTGTGCAGCGGAGCGTACCGTAGATGTACGGTATGCCGCAGGGAACCATTACGGCATCGGTATCCCTGATGACTGTGATGGCTATGTCTCCGTAAGCCTTGCGTGCCATAGTAGCGCTGAGGATTCCGCCTGCGCTTCCTCCAATTACAAGCAGATCTGTCTTTTTCATTTATAAAGTCCCCCTTTGTTTTTTTATTGCCTATGGTGCATTATTTCACCATTGGATGCCGCATGTCTGTGACATTATCACAAAGATAGTGAACTTTATTTTCTAAAAACAGGAATGCTTAATAGCAGAATTAACGATCAGGATATCCAAATTTTTTAGTCAAGAAAGCTGTATATCAGATCGCTTTTTCCGCTAACCTTGCACCCAACTCAAAAGATTTTTGGCAGTCTTTGGGAAACACCTCTTCCCTACTTATGGCCTTGGCATGGGGATCGAACATAGTGGAGACGACCTTGGAATAATCCTCAAACTGGCAGGTATCAAAGCTTAGAAGTGTTTCTGTTGACCCAAAGATTCTTTTTAAAGCCATTTCGTT
This portion of the Synergistaceae bacterium DZ-S4 genome encodes:
- a CDS encoding FAD-dependent oxidoreductase, coding for MKKTDLLVIGGSAGGILSATMARKAYGDIAITVIRDTDAVMVPCGIPYIYGTLRCTSKNVIPDKMLVDAKIDLVVGTVVKIDKENKVVTTKENETYSYKKLVIATGSLPIIPTFIPGHELENVFPIYKNQDYLASILEKLDKAESVAVIGGGFIGVEFAEQISLLGKKVTLVEMADACLWQAFDKSYTDEIENMMKDNNINVLTNTKVKKILGTKSVEALELENGEKIAADLVILGLGVRPNGILAKEAGLDVNAKGAIVVDQYTRTSDPDIFAVGDCAEKKCFFTHKDVPVLLASTAAMEAKIAGSNAFQLRLIRANKGTISAFSTKIFGRTFAAAGITEARAKAEGFSINIGEFTTMDRHPGSLPGTSTIKIKLIFSKCSGVILGAQVSGGDTVGEMINIASLAIQKGMTATELNTFQVATHPLLSASPIAYPINAASMNAIAQNCRHLNEGLVI